The sequence AGTCAAGGTGGAACAGGAGGCAGTCAAGCTGATATCCCCGAAGAACAACCGCCTCATCGTCACAACCTCTGCCGCGATCCCCATGGAGTTTACCTGGGAGCAGATCCTCCCGCTGAACAATCCCCGCCTGGAAATCGGAGAGTACAAAGACTTTATCCGTTTCAGCAACTTTGAACTCGGCCGCAACGAAACCTCCTATGAAATGAACACCCTTCCCGGAACCTATTACTGGAGAATCAGCGGCAAATTTACCGATGGCGCCGCCTATCACAGCTCGCCCCACAGGGTGGTGATCATCCGGGATAATGCTCCTTCCCAGCAGGTACCCGCCCCGGAAGAAAGCTTTGAGTACAGAAAGAATCCCCCTGAATTGGCTTTTTCATGGGAAGCCTCATCCCTGGCCAACAGTTCCCGTCTTCAAGTGTCCACAAACCAGGAATTTTCAGGGATTGTGACAAATATCAATGGTCCCAATAATTTCCAGACCATCAATGAACTGAGCGAAGGGACCTACTACTGGAGGATCATCCCCGAATATACGGCAGCAGACCTGATTGCCTACTCCTCTCCCGAGGTCAGGCGCTTCTTTATCAGCAAAAATGACTCTCTTGAACCTCCTCAGTTGATTCTACCTGGAGTAGAAGAGAAGATTAATCCTCTCAAAACAAAAGGGGGGCTCCGGTTCAGCTGGAAACCGGACAGGGAAATAGGCACATACCATATCCTCGTCTCCGCCAACTCCGCCATGAATGCACCCCTGGCGGATCAGTGGCTGAGCCGGAATTCCTATCTCATGGAAAAACTCCCCCCCACAGGAAATTATTACTGGCAGGTGGAGGGGCTGGATCGGGAGAACAAACCTGTCCTCCCCTCGGAAATCAGAGGCTTTTCTGTGATGGACTCCATTCTCTCGGTGACCCCTTTGAAACCAGCGGCGGACAGCCTGAGCATTGTCGACAGCTTTGACAACATTCCCTTTTCCTGGGACAGCACCCTGGATGGCCCTTTCAAGGTAGAAATATTCAGAAACGGAGCCGGAGCCCTGCCTCTGATCACACAAATTTCAAAAACGACCTCCCTCAATCTGGTCCTCCCCGGAGAGGGTGAGTACAACTGGCAGGTTTCTGTTTTGGATGATAATGAAGAGCTGGTTCTCTTGAGCGACCAGGTCTCTTTCAGGATGGTGAAACGCCTCCAGCCTCCGGAGATCCTCAGCCCTGTCGAGGGAGAGGGATTGTCTCTTCTGGGTGCGAACCCTCTGGAGATCCGATGGCAGCCCACTCCCGGTGCCTCCTACTACACGGCCTCTTTGATTCCCCGGAATTCGTCCTACCCCTCAGTGCGGCGGGAACCCTCGGAAGACAGGGTCTGGAAGATCCTGGATAAAGGGAATTTGAGACCCGGAGGATACTCCCTGCAGCTTCAGGCACATCATCCCCTGGAGGCAGGCATTATCAACAGCAGCCGCATCTCTATCGGTTCCTTCAACCTGGACAGGGTTCAGGAATATGGAGCCCCCCGGCTGACCTACCCTGCCCAGGGACAGCAGATCTCCCGGATAACACTGATAGATCAGAAACCCAGTTTCCGCTGGATTCAGACACCTCTTCTGGCAAAACAGAAGATACGCCTCTCCAGAGACCCGAATTTCCAGTCCCTCCTTCTGGATGAGGAGCTGACCGCTCAATCCCGCAGCATCCCCGAACTGGATGAAGGGACCTACTATATTCAGATTCAGGGAGAAGACGAGTTAGGGAACAGATCTCCCGACTCAGATATCCAATCCTTTACGGTCACACCCATTCCAGACCTGCCGGTGATGCAGGTATTCACACCCCAGGCTGGACAGATCCTGGATATGGTATCCCGGAATCAGCTTGATTTCAGCTGGGCCTCGGTACCCAGGGTCAGCTATTATCGTATTGCCCTGTATCCCCGGAACGGTTTGAACCCGGTATTCAAGGAAGAAAAATGGGTGAAAACACAGTATACTTTCAACAAGCTGGAAGACCTGAATGTCGGGGACTTCCGCTTCGAAGTTCAGGCAATCAGGGAGAAGGACGGTCAAATTCTTCAGGAAAGTCCTGTCCTGTCTGTTCCCATGGAGCTCACTCTTCCGGAGATAATAAAGATTCCGGATATTCTTTCACCGGAGCTGCAATATGCGCATTGATTATAGAAAAACCCTCCTCCTGATTCTCATCTGTGTCTCTGTGAATCTTCAGGCTCAGGACTCTGAAAGCGATCTGGTGGAACAGAATTTGACATGGGAGACCATCGAAGGCGCCTGGGGCTATGAAGTAGTCATCCGGGAGGGTGACCAGGAGATTATCAGCACACAGATCCAGGAGTCCCAACTCAAGTTCTCACTCCCACCGGGAGAGTATGAGTTCAGCATCAGAATCCTCAACAAATTTAAAAAAGTAGAGAGCGCCACAGACTGGAAGCCCCTGATCATTTTGGAAGCCTTTCAGCCTGTTATCCGGAAGTTCAGCCCGCAGCGGGATTTTTTAAGGACATCGGGACGTCTGGTGCTGACAGCAGAGGTCTATCAGGTCAGACAAAGCACCCGGTTCTTCCTCAAATCCAGTGACGGTAAGAAAATTGAAGGGTCAACCAGAATCCTGGGAGAAGAGTCCCTGGAGATCTCATTCCCCATGAATGAGCTGGAGCCTGGAGACTACCTGATATTGGCCCTTGATCCCTCAGGGCTGGAAGATCGGGCAGAGGCCTTCCCCCTGACCCTGCTGCCCATCGTAAAACCTGTCATCAAGGATGTAAGCCTTCGAAATATACAGCAGCAGCAGGTCTATACAGGCATTGAAGTCAGAGGAGAAAACTTTGACGAGGGAATCGAGGTCACGATCACGAGACAGGGACAGGAATTCACCCCCTATGAACTGGTCAGGGAATCATCAGAACTCCTTGTGATGTCTATCATAACAGCTGACCGTCCCCCCGGCCGTTATTCTCTGGAATTGATCAACCCCTCGGGAGAATCAGACCTGAGGAAGAACTCATTTTTTATGGAAGAGGCTCCCCAGATGGAGGAGGTCCGCCAGACCCCCCCGGCCGAAACGGCCGAAGTCCTGGGTGGGATCACTTTTACGGGAATGATAGACCAGAGCCATGGAAAATCAGATCCCTTTTTCCCCGGGATAACACTCAAGGCCCGGCAGGATCTGGTCAATGCCCGATTCTGGAATTCTCCGGGCCTGCGCTCCCTGGGGGTGGAACTGGCCCTGGATACCTCACAGCTGAAGTATCGGAATGCTCCCTTTGTTTATAATCAGCTCTATACGGGATTTTCTGTGTATTACCGCATAAGATTGGCCAGAGGATGGTCTCTCATCCCCAAGCTAGGCCTGGGTGGGACGACCCTCTGGGTCACGGAAGAAGGAATTTTCGGCCCCCTGGTTCAGGGAGATGCAGGTTATGCAGCAGGCAGCGGTCTGAGCCTGCAAAGGCTGTGGAAATCTGGTTTTTTAATGGAAGGCGGCATGGATTTCAGATACATCCGGTATACAGGCGGGTATTTTAACACACTCCACTCCTGGCTGGCAGGAGGGTTCCGGTTTTGAAGCATAAAAAAATCTTTTCCATCGTGATACTCTTTTTTCTAACCCAGCTTCTTATGGCCCAGGAGACT is a genomic window of Oceanispirochaeta sp. containing:
- a CDS encoding FecR domain-containing protein encodes the protein MRSWIKDLLLTLLLGSIFVWAGSEFYKDLNSQISNEGGEVIGEIISIENGAQRKFAGRALWGEMETSTPVYNYDSLRTIDESQARIRLIDGTEITMAANTYIVLEWGEEARSIEFLGGNISAAGSGSDSNLQIKSEDTVIALNRASVTLDKQEGEGINLSVGAGSIGVTIDGKTTNIEENFRASLSGGVKVEQEAVKLISPKNNRLIVTTSAAIPMEFTWEQILPLNNPRLEIGEYKDFIRFSNFELGRNETSYEMNTLPGTYYWRISGKFTDGAAYHSSPHRVVIIRDNAPSQQVPAPEESFEYRKNPPELAFSWEASSLANSSRLQVSTNQEFSGIVTNINGPNNFQTINELSEGTYYWRIIPEYTAADLIAYSSPEVRRFFISKNDSLEPPQLILPGVEEKINPLKTKGGLRFSWKPDREIGTYHILVSANSAMNAPLADQWLSRNSYLMEKLPPTGNYYWQVEGLDRENKPVLPSEIRGFSVMDSILSVTPLKPAADSLSIVDSFDNIPFSWDSTLDGPFKVEIFRNGAGALPLITQISKTTSLNLVLPGEGEYNWQVSVLDDNEELVLLSDQVSFRMVKRLQPPEILSPVEGEGLSLLGANPLEIRWQPTPGASYYTASLIPRNSSYPSVRREPSEDRVWKILDKGNLRPGGYSLQLQAHHPLEAGIINSSRISIGSFNLDRVQEYGAPRLTYPAQGQQISRITLIDQKPSFRWIQTPLLAKQKIRLSRDPNFQSLLLDEELTAQSRSIPELDEGTYYIQIQGEDELGNRSPDSDIQSFTVTPIPDLPVMQVFTPQAGQILDMVSRNQLDFSWASVPRVSYYRIALYPRNGLNPVFKEEKWVKTQYTFNKLEDLNVGDFRFEVQAIREKDGQILQESPVLSVPMELTLPEIIKIPDILSPELQYAH